Genomic DNA from Immundisolibacter sp.:
CTGTGACGGCTCGCACCGCGCGCTGTAATACCCGCCCCGCTTGCCCCGGCGCCCGCGTTTTCAGGCGAAAGCGCGGGCGCCGTTATTTTCGGATATGGCCATGACCGAAACGACTAGCCCGCTGTGGCAGCCGGACGCCCGGCGCGTCGCGAATGCGAATCTGACGGCCTTCATCGACCGCTATCTGCCAGGCGCCGATTACGCGCGGCTGTATGACTGGTCGGTGGCCGAGCCGGCGGCCTTCTGGGCGGCGGTGTGGGAGTTCTGCGGCATCGTCCACCACGCGCCGGCGCAGGCGGTGCTCGAACATGCTGACCGCATGCCGGGGGCGGTGTGGTTTCGCGGTGCGACACTGAACTTTGCCGAGAACCTGCTGCGCTATCGCGACGACCACCCGGCGCTGGTGTTTCGTGACGAGACCGGCGCGCGGCGCGAACTGAGTTATGCCGAGCTCGCCGCGCAGGTCGGCGCGCTGACGGCGGCGCTGCGGGCCTTTGGCGTGCAGCCCGGTGACCGGGTGGCGGGTTATCTGCCGAACATTCCCGAGGCGATCATCGCCATGCTGGCGGCGGCCAGTCTGGGTGCCGTCTGGTCGTCCTGCTCGCCGGATTTCGGCGCCCGGGCGGTGCTGGACCGCTTCGGCCAGATCGCGCCCAGAGTCGCGTTCGTCTGCGACGGCTATCACTACAACGGCAAGGCGCAGGACCGCCGGGTCGCGGTGGCGGAAATCCTCGCCGGCCTGCCGAGCGCCGAGCAGGTGGTGGCGGTGTCCTGCGGCGGTGGGCGCGTATCGCAGGCACCCGTGCCGCTGCACGACTGGGACGATTTGCTTGCCAAGCACGCCGGCGCGGAGTCTGCCTTCACGCCGCTGCCGTTCGACCATCCGCTGTACGTGCTGTATTCGTCCGGCACCACGGGCGTGCCCAAGGGCATCGTGCACGGCGCCGGCGGCACGCTGCTGCAGCACCGCAAGGAACACACGCTGCACGCGGATCTGAAGCGCGATGACCGGCTGATCTACTTCACCACCACCGGCTGGATGATGTGGAACTGGCTGGCCAGCGCCCT
This window encodes:
- a CDS encoding acetoacetate--CoA ligase, encoding MAMTETTSPLWQPDARRVANANLTAFIDRYLPGADYARLYDWSVAEPAAFWAAVWEFCGIVHHAPAQAVLEHADRMPGAVWFRGATLNFAENLLRYRDDHPALVFRDETGARRELSYAELAAQVGALTAALRAFGVQPGDRVAGYLPNIPEAIIAMLAAASLGAVWSSCSPDFGARAVLDRFGQIAPRVAFVCDGYHYNGKAQDRRVAVAEILAGLPSAEQVVAVSCGGGRVSQAPVPLHDWDDLLAKHAGAESAFTPLPFDHPLYVLYSSGTTGVPKGIVHGAGGTLLQHRKEHTLHADLKRDDRLIYFTTTGWMMWNWLASALATGCTLILYDGAPFVRPAELFDIAQQERVTVFGTSAKYLAAAEKAGLKPAQTHDLSALRTLLSTGSPLAPEGFDYVYRDIKADLLLSSISGGTDICGCFIAGNPIGPVYRGELQARALGMAVRVYDEAGHELLGQKGELVCVKPFPSMPVGFWNDPDGSRYRAAYFDKFPGVWCHGDYVELTARGGMIVHGRSDAVLNPGGVRIGTAELYREVERFPEIQEAVAVGHQIDDDVEVVLFVRLVDGLTLDDALRQRLRAAIRADVSPRHVPAHILQVADIPRTISGKIAELAVREAIHGRPVKNLDALANPQAIAQFQGLFDAS